From one Amycolatopsis sp. FDAARGOS 1241 genomic stretch:
- a CDS encoding PaaX family transcriptional regulator C-terminal domain-containing protein: MKARSLVFDLFGDYLRYRGGEVRLRHLVALMGCFDVPETTVRVVVTRLRKEGWLDSRREGRETVYSLTAAAWELLDEGRERIFDRARGPWDGQWHMVIYSVPEAERATREQLRKKLAWFGFGPLSASVWVSPHDRLDQVRKAFADFSAVRLDTFRSRSEGAVADRDIAARAWDLHDLDRDYATLLADYAPRLPAYRTGLSSGEALVQRMQLVYDYRHFPFRDPDLPLELLPEGWHGRRAHDVFLEAHGLLREQAFAHVDEVIAAVPRGDATPTPAAR; the protein is encoded by the coding sequence ATGAAGGCGCGGTCGCTGGTGTTCGACCTCTTCGGTGACTACCTGCGTTACCGGGGTGGTGAGGTGCGACTGCGGCACCTGGTCGCGCTGATGGGCTGTTTCGACGTGCCCGAGACCACTGTCCGGGTCGTCGTGACCCGGCTGCGTAAGGAAGGTTGGCTCGACAGCAGGCGAGAGGGCCGGGAGACCGTCTACAGCCTCACGGCCGCGGCCTGGGAGCTCCTCGACGAGGGCCGCGAGCGGATCTTCGACCGGGCTCGCGGGCCGTGGGACGGCCAGTGGCACATGGTGATCTACTCGGTGCCCGAGGCCGAGCGCGCGACGCGCGAGCAGCTGCGCAAGAAGCTGGCCTGGTTCGGCTTCGGGCCCCTGTCCGCCTCGGTCTGGGTGAGCCCGCACGACCGCCTCGACCAGGTACGCAAGGCCTTCGCCGACTTCTCGGCCGTCCGGCTGGACACCTTCCGCTCCCGCTCCGAGGGCGCGGTCGCCGATCGCGACATCGCCGCGCGCGCCTGGGACCTGCACGACCTGGACCGCGACTACGCCACCCTGCTCGCTGACTATGCACCGCGGCTGCCTGCCTATCGCACCGGGCTGTCGTCGGGGGAAGCGCTGGTCCAGCGAATGCAGCTGGTCTACGACTACCGGCACTTCCCCTTCCGGGACCCCGACCTGCCCCTTGAGCTGCTGCCCGAGGGGTGGCACGGCCGGCGTGCCCACGACGTGTTCCTCGAGGCGCATGGTCTGCTGCGCGAACAGGCGTTCGCCCATGTCGACGAGGTGATCGCGGCGGTGCCTCGAGGCGATGCCACGCCCACGCCCGCCGCGCGCTGA
- a CDS encoding IclR family transcriptional regulator has product MTAVGTVPESAQTADRAFQVLDAVARRGASTMAELVRETGLERRILGRLVGSLLKAGVVDRAEPDGRYELGTRLVELAAIAERRNGLLARARPVLDELLETVEATTILHRVHSDHIAPMLVLTPTDVVSVGYPMGRRIALHEGTGRAALAWLPADRVEEVLTSLAEDRRAAVEEGVAEVRRTGVALSLGEVVRGVAAVGAAVRDARGTPLAVVAVVAPEGLHPERFAAEVHAAARRIEP; this is encoded by the coding sequence GTGACCGCAGTCGGAACCGTGCCGGAGTCAGCCCAGACGGCAGACCGGGCGTTCCAGGTGCTTGATGCCGTTGCCCGCCGGGGCGCGAGCACCATGGCCGAGCTGGTGCGCGAGACCGGTCTGGAGCGCAGGATCCTCGGCAGGCTCGTGGGCAGCCTGCTCAAGGCCGGGGTCGTCGACCGCGCCGAGCCGGACGGGCGCTACGAGCTCGGCACCCGGCTCGTCGAGCTGGCCGCTATCGCGGAGCGGCGGAACGGGCTGCTCGCCCGCGCCCGCCCCGTGCTCGACGAGCTGCTCGAGACGGTCGAGGCCACGACCATCCTGCATAGGGTGCACTCCGACCACATCGCGCCGATGCTCGTGCTCACCCCCACGGATGTCGTGTCGGTGGGGTACCCGATGGGGCGGCGGATCGCGCTGCACGAGGGCACCGGGCGCGCTGCCCTGGCCTGGCTGCCTGCGGATCGCGTCGAAGAGGTGCTGACGAGCCTGGCCGAGGACCGGCGGGCGGCGGTCGAGGAGGGCGTCGCCGAGGTGCGCCGGACCGGGGTGGCGCTCTCGCTCGGCGAGGTCGTGCGGGGCGTGGCAGCCGTCGGGGCCGCGGTCCGGGATGCGCGGGGGACCCCGCTCGCGGTCGTCGCCGTCGTCGCGCCCGAGGGGCTCCATCCGGAGCGGTTCGCCGCCGAGGTGCACGCTGCCGCCCGCCGGATCGAGCCCTGA
- a CDS encoding MFS transporter has translation MSTLPSARQPEAAIGPPETSSDSSKHAVRGAIVGFLIDNFDIYLPVVALAPAITYFLAPDLGVQTIALVTSWIFVATLVGRPLGALIFGWLADTIGRRRATIIAVSGFGATTLAIGVLPGYATWGIGAVVALVALRFVDGMFLGGGYTGASPLAMESVPAHRRGVVGGLIQSGANVAYAAIALLTVVTLAIFPPGGPDSAYSQIGWRVPFVGGAVFALLFAVHYARTVEESEAWKEARDTRTGGAAILQKGNLRSLLQVFVWMTGVWLCLNSITALIPATLRGSNGLTATQVTWTLVVLYVVLTFVFVGGALLSQRIGRRPYLIIASLVATVPGAAAYAWLVGTGPAGPVHAGLITVVVGVLVMAPVAVVTVYINERFTTEARGLGFGLGYSLAVVLPSFYATYQGWLSNLMPAAYTVVVLVVLGGLFQLVGALLGPETKHVQMGPSTTRESS, from the coding sequence ATGAGCACACTCCCTTCCGCGCGGCAGCCGGAGGCCGCAATAGGCCCGCCCGAGACGAGCTCGGACTCGTCCAAGCACGCCGTCCGGGGCGCGATCGTCGGCTTCCTGATCGACAACTTCGACATCTACCTGCCGGTCGTCGCGCTGGCCCCCGCCATCACGTACTTCCTTGCACCGGACCTCGGGGTACAGACGATCGCTCTCGTCACCTCCTGGATCTTCGTTGCCACCCTCGTCGGACGGCCGCTGGGCGCACTGATCTTCGGCTGGCTCGCGGACACCATCGGCAGACGGCGGGCCACGATCATCGCGGTGAGCGGCTTCGGCGCGACCACCCTGGCCATCGGCGTCCTCCCCGGCTACGCGACCTGGGGGATCGGGGCGGTAGTCGCCCTCGTCGCCCTGCGGTTCGTCGACGGCATGTTCCTCGGCGGCGGCTACACCGGCGCCAGCCCGCTGGCCATGGAGTCGGTTCCGGCGCACCGCCGCGGGGTCGTCGGCGGACTGATCCAGAGTGGCGCGAACGTCGCCTACGCCGCGATCGCCCTGCTCACCGTGGTAACGCTGGCGATCTTCCCGCCCGGCGGCCCGGACTCCGCCTACTCGCAGATCGGCTGGCGGGTCCCGTTCGTCGGCGGCGCGGTCTTCGCGCTGCTGTTCGCGGTCCACTATGCACGCACCGTCGAGGAGTCCGAGGCCTGGAAAGAGGCCCGCGACACCCGTACCGGCGGCGCCGCGATCCTGCAGAAAGGCAACCTTCGCAGCCTGCTGCAGGTGTTTGTCTGGATGACCGGGGTGTGGCTGTGCCTCAACAGCATCACCGCGCTCATCCCGGCCACCCTGCGCGGCAGCAACGGGCTGACCGCGACCCAGGTGACCTGGACCCTCGTCGTCCTCTACGTGGTGCTGACCTTCGTCTTCGTCGGCGGCGCGCTGCTCAGCCAGCGCATCGGGCGGCGGCCCTACCTGATCATCGCCTCGCTCGTCGCCACTGTGCCCGGCGCGGCCGCCTACGCCTGGCTGGTCGGCACCGGCCCGGCCGGCCCGGTGCACGCGGGCCTCATCACGGTCGTGGTCGGGGTGCTGGTGATGGCCCCGGTCGCCGTGGTCACCGTCTACATCAACGAACGCTTCACGACGGAGGCCCGCGGGCTCGGCTTCGGCCTGGGCTACAGCCTGGCCGTGGTCCTGCCGTCGTTCTACGCGACCTACCAGGGCTGGCTGTCGAACCTGATGCCCGCCGCGTACACCGTCGTCGTCCTCGTCGTCCTCGGCGGGCTGTTCCAGCTCGTCGGCGCCCTGCTCGGTCCTGAGACCAAGCACGTCCAGATGGGTCCGTCCACAACCCGGGAGAGTTCATGA
- a CDS encoding dihydrodipicolinate synthase family protein translates to MTRIAPPAALYVAAVTPYDTEGNFDPAQARRLWAYFREAKAAGHDLGMVVNPEAGELFYLSPQEQDAALELALAELGDVMPVIAGIISNSTADTVARAIAARDLGAHGLFLMPPIGALDITTSWDASRYPEVWADVIGEVVEAVPDLPVICHPVTAPTAGYGVGLPLDATMQILEQYPQVVGWKMTYNYEGYRKVGGAIRRTHPQVAVLGATAVNFHENLAMDLFDGTVTGSFNYALEPMLEHIAAWRAGDLEGARKIWLDGGLMALHEFVYAEWGRLHIRYKTATWLRGLIDSPLMRSPMPKPLKAEVQTLTGLLAGAGLSVRPQAEIDAVVNLLPR, encoded by the coding sequence ATGACCCGCATCGCCCCGCCCGCCGCGCTCTACGTCGCGGCGGTCACCCCCTACGACACCGAAGGGAACTTCGACCCCGCCCAGGCCCGACGGCTCTGGGCCTACTTCCGGGAGGCCAAGGCCGCCGGTCACGACCTCGGCATGGTCGTGAACCCGGAGGCGGGAGAGCTCTTCTACCTCAGCCCGCAGGAGCAGGACGCCGCCTTGGAGCTCGCCCTGGCCGAGCTCGGAGACGTGATGCCCGTGATCGCCGGGATCATCAGCAACAGCACCGCGGACACGGTCGCCCGCGCGATCGCCGCCCGGGACCTCGGCGCGCACGGCCTGTTCCTGATGCCGCCGATCGGCGCCCTGGACATCACGACCTCGTGGGACGCCTCCCGTTATCCAGAGGTCTGGGCGGACGTGATCGGCGAGGTGGTCGAGGCCGTCCCCGACCTGCCGGTGATCTGCCACCCGGTCACCGCACCCACCGCGGGCTACGGCGTCGGCCTTCCGCTCGATGCGACCATGCAGATCCTGGAGCAGTACCCGCAGGTCGTCGGCTGGAAGATGACCTACAACTACGAGGGCTACCGGAAGGTCGGCGGCGCGATCAGGCGGACCCACCCGCAGGTCGCCGTGCTCGGTGCCACCGCGGTCAACTTCCACGAGAACCTCGCGATGGACCTGTTCGACGGCACGGTCACCGGATCGTTCAACTACGCGCTGGAGCCGATGCTGGAGCACATCGCGGCCTGGCGCGCGGGCGACCTCGAGGGCGCCCGCAAGATCTGGCTCGACGGCGGCCTGATGGCACTGCACGAGTTCGTCTACGCCGAGTGGGGCCGGCTGCACATCCGCTACAAGACTGCGACCTGGCTGCGCGGGCTGATCGACAGCCCACTGATGCGCTCCCCCATGCCGAAGCCGCTCAAGGCCGAGGTCCAGACTCTCACCGGCCTCCTCGCGGGCGCAGGCCTCTCGGTCCGCCCGCAGGCCGAGATCGACGCGGTGGTGAACCTCCTCCCCCGATGA
- a CDS encoding DNA ligase, protein MRVAADGTTVLTSRNNNDFTGRFLELAGALTDTLGGRRAVLDGEIVALDEQGRPDFGLLQNHDTNAAAVAYFVFDILQLGDDVLLDASYDQRRSGLDGIEPTDTNLVAITPSYSHADLSATGMTPHDLLDLAATSGLEGLVVKVRASKYRPGRRSPEWLKHPLIQTQEVVIGGWRPGQGSPDGLLGGMPLGAHDRDTGDLLYIGDVTGFSAKERARLQELLEPLERRTHPFAATPPREDTTRARWVTPNLVGEVVYRQFTRGAGRLRHTAWRGLRTDKPLSGVLVPAPTSGEPDPTRGTSGSAHRSWPTRHRASAAPSAHTVQPGQDPVPG, encoded by the coding sequence ATGCGCGTGGCCGCCGACGGCACGACGGTGCTGACCAGCCGCAACAACAACGACTTCACCGGCCGCTTTCTCGAGCTCGCCGGCGCCCTCACAGACACGCTCGGCGGCCGGCGCGCGGTGCTCGACGGCGAGATCGTCGCCCTCGACGAGCAGGGCCGGCCGGACTTCGGGCTGCTGCAGAACCACGACACCAACGCCGCGGCGGTCGCCTACTTCGTGTTCGACATCCTGCAGCTCGGCGACGACGTCCTGCTCGACGCCTCCTACGACCAGCGGCGCTCGGGCCTCGATGGCATCGAGCCCACCGACACGAACCTGGTCGCGATCACCCCGTCCTACAGCCACGCCGACCTCTCGGCCACCGGCATGACCCCACACGACCTGCTCGACCTCGCCGCGACCAGTGGCCTCGAGGGCCTGGTGGTGAAGGTCCGGGCGTCGAAGTACCGACCGGGCCGGCGCAGCCCGGAGTGGTTGAAGCACCCGCTGATCCAGACCCAAGAGGTCGTGATCGGCGGCTGGCGCCCGGGGCAGGGCAGCCCCGACGGCCTGCTCGGTGGGATGCCGCTCGGCGCGCACGACCGCGACACCGGCGACCTGCTCTACATCGGCGACGTCACCGGCTTCTCAGCGAAGGAACGCGCCCGGCTCCAGGAACTACTAGAGCCCCTCGAACGGCGCACCCACCCCTTCGCCGCGACCCCACCACGCGAAGACACCACCCGCGCCCGCTGGGTCACACCGAACCTCGTCGGCGAGGTCGTCTATCGGCAGTTCACCCGCGGCGCCGGCCGGCTGCGCCACACCGCCTGGCGAGGCCTGCGCACCGACAAGCCCCTCTCCGGCGTGCTCGTTCCCGCGCCCACTTCCGGCGAACCCGACCCCACCCGCGGAACCAGCGGCAGCGCCCATCGATCTTGGCCGACGCGTCACCGTGCAAGTGCAGCACCGTCAGCTCACACTGTCCAACCTGGACAAGATCCTGTACCCGGCTGA
- the ligD gene encoding non-homologous end-joining DNA ligase: MQHRQLTLSNLDKILYPADGFAKSEVIHYHSQIAPLLLPHLKNRPVTFIRWPDGVEGEQWFAKNTPRGAPSWLRTVQLPSSGSRGSGKTIEYPLIDDLPGLVWAANLAALELHVPQWTIFAGGPGLPDRLMFDLDPGPGTSVVECCRVAERLHDLLVADGLTPMPKTSGSKGMQLLTSIVTDDAGAPAPYAKRLAQQLARETPNDVTAVMAKAQRTVRVFIDWSQNTPAKTTIAPYSLRGREHPTVSPRSPGKRSTPAANRPS; this comes from the coding sequence GTGCAGCACCGTCAGCTCACACTGTCCAACCTGGACAAGATCCTGTACCCGGCTGATGGGTTCGCCAAGAGCGAGGTAATCCACTACCACAGCCAGATCGCCCCGCTGCTGCTGCCTCATCTGAAGAACCGCCCGGTGACCTTCATCCGCTGGCCGGACGGCGTGGAAGGCGAGCAGTGGTTCGCGAAGAACACGCCGCGAGGCGCTCCCTCGTGGCTGCGCACTGTACAGCTGCCCAGCTCCGGATCCCGGGGGTCCGGGAAGACGATCGAGTACCCGCTGATCGACGACTTGCCAGGACTGGTCTGGGCGGCGAACCTCGCCGCGCTCGAGCTACACGTTCCACAATGGACCATCTTCGCCGGCGGGCCCGGCCTGCCCGACCGGCTCATGTTCGACCTCGACCCCGGACCAGGCACCTCCGTCGTCGAATGCTGCCGCGTCGCCGAACGGCTCCACGATCTCCTGGTCGCCGACGGCCTTACGCCGATGCCGAAAACCTCCGGCTCGAAGGGCATGCAACTCCTGACGTCGATCGTCACCGATGACGCCGGCGCACCCGCGCCGTACGCGAAACGACTCGCGCAACAACTTGCCCGCGAAACTCCGAACGACGTCACCGCCGTGATGGCCAAGGCTCAGCGCACCGTGCGAGTGTTCATCGACTGGAGCCAGAACACCCCGGCCAAGACGACCATCGCCCCCTATTCGCTGCGCGGCCGCGAACACCCGACGGTCTCCCCCCGGTCACCTGGAAAGAGGTCCACGCCTGCCGCAAATCGGCCCAGCTGA
- a CDS encoding SDR family NAD(P)-dependent oxidoreductase, which translates to MRLDGRGAVVTGAAQGIGLAIATRLIADGAAVLLTDVNGDAAQQAAKTLREQGGAAEALPVDVTDEAQVRALLPRAEDLLDRPVDITVVNAGRQTFNQLLDVTKQEWDAVFDVNAWGAFLTAREAGRHLRAAGRGGSIVVIASRSARLGTPHSPHYAASKAAVLNIMKSCALEFAPDVRVNAIAPGMVDTDLWARADAFESELDGSAAGTARAGRIRQIPAGRPGSPADIASVVSFLASDDAGYLTGECVHVSGGDYML; encoded by the coding sequence ATGAGACTGGATGGCCGGGGCGCGGTCGTGACCGGGGCAGCGCAGGGGATCGGGCTCGCCATCGCGACGCGGCTGATCGCCGATGGCGCGGCCGTTCTGCTCACCGATGTCAACGGTGACGCCGCGCAGCAGGCCGCGAAGACGCTGCGCGAGCAAGGCGGTGCCGCGGAGGCGTTGCCGGTCGACGTGACCGACGAGGCTCAGGTGCGCGCCCTTCTCCCCCGGGCCGAGGACCTGCTCGATCGACCCGTGGACATCACGGTGGTCAACGCCGGGCGGCAGACCTTCAACCAGTTGCTCGACGTCACCAAGCAGGAGTGGGACGCGGTATTCGACGTGAACGCCTGGGGCGCCTTCCTCACGGCCAGGGAGGCTGGCCGGCACCTGCGGGCGGCCGGCAGGGGCGGCAGCATCGTGGTGATCGCGTCGCGCTCGGCGCGGCTCGGTACGCCGCATTCGCCGCACTACGCGGCGTCGAAGGCGGCCGTGCTGAACATCATGAAGTCCTGCGCGCTCGAGTTCGCGCCGGACGTTCGGGTCAACGCGATCGCGCCGGGGATGGTCGACACGGACCTGTGGGCGCGGGCCGATGCCTTCGAGTCCGAATTGGACGGAAGCGCGGCGGGAACGGCACGGGCGGGCAGGATCCGGCAGATCCCCGCGGGCCGCCCGGGCAGCCCCGCTGACATCGCCTCGGTCGTGTCGTTTCTGGCCTCCGACGACGCCGGTTACCTCACCGGCGAGTGCGTCCACGTCTCCGGCGGCGACTACATGCTCTGA
- a CDS encoding sugar phosphate isomerase/epimerase, with the protein MAASVWDIPVHRDGADVVAKAADDLGVELFSMCRLGYFTEDDPDDARWRSNLEVLDTTARLGIGTIVVVVGAVTTTFAEADSRIRAGLQRILPHAQERGVRLAIEPFHPMMAAERSSVCRLAQATALAQEFASEWLGIALDAYHVWWDPDLAESVRAAGPHVMAVDLSDWLVPTTNLLRGRGRPGDGVIDLPGFIRLVESTGYTGRWQVEVLSDEPREGSDLDYALDLRERTSRLLTSMR; encoded by the coding sequence ATGGCTGCGAGCGTGTGGGACATCCCGGTGCACCGCGACGGCGCAGACGTGGTCGCGAAGGCCGCTGACGATCTCGGAGTCGAGCTCTTCAGCATGTGCCGGCTGGGCTACTTCACCGAGGACGACCCGGACGACGCACGATGGCGCTCGAACCTCGAGGTGCTCGACACCACGGCGCGGCTGGGCATCGGCACGATCGTAGTGGTCGTCGGCGCGGTGACGACCACCTTCGCCGAGGCAGACAGCAGGATCAGAGCCGGCCTCCAGCGGATCCTGCCGCACGCGCAAGAACGCGGAGTGCGGCTGGCCATAGAGCCGTTCCACCCGATGATGGCCGCGGAGCGGTCCTCGGTGTGCCGCCTGGCCCAGGCGACCGCGCTGGCACAGGAGTTCGCCTCCGAGTGGCTGGGTATCGCGCTCGACGCCTACCACGTGTGGTGGGACCCTGATCTGGCCGAGTCCGTTCGCGCGGCTGGCCCCCACGTCATGGCGGTCGACCTGTCCGACTGGCTGGTCCCGACCACCAACCTCTTGCGCGGCCGTGGCCGCCCCGGCGACGGCGTGATCGACCTGCCGGGCTTCATCCGGCTCGTCGAGAGCACCGGGTACACCGGGCGCTGGCAGGTCGAGGTCCTCAGCGACGAACCGCGAGAGGGTTCCGACCTGGATTACGCCCTCGATCTTCGGGAACGAACGTCCCGCCTTCTGACGAGCATGCGGTGA
- a CDS encoding DUF993 family protein, whose translation MTDSITLKLPRPDGTAEPHTMGPAREFPAPAAAFAQRDVYAAPHVVAAPLGEYTPGIEPPVDWEATIAFRRHLWRYGIGVAEAMDTSERGPGGLTWEQTQDLIRRSSEAATEAGGEIVCGAGTDQLDVTSPTLDDIADAYLEQLDFIQGLGRGAVLRASHVLARVASGPQDYAYVYDKVLERVETPALIHWIGEVFDPALRGYWGHVDVDEALKAVVTLAERHSERLRGFKFSLLDVEREERLRRELPDGVLVFTGDDHDYPKLIRGDGEHHSHGLLGVLDPLAPIASVAFQKLDAGDADGFTANMESTLTLARRLFEHPAGEYKTGVVFLAYLSGHQNHFRMVTGREGLRSVNHLTDVFRQADALGLLPDPALAAERMRAVLTVAGWDAAR comes from the coding sequence ATGACCGACTCGATCACCCTCAAGCTGCCGCGTCCGGACGGCACAGCGGAGCCACACACGATGGGTCCCGCTCGCGAGTTCCCCGCGCCGGCAGCCGCGTTCGCCCAGCGCGACGTCTACGCGGCCCCGCACGTCGTCGCCGCGCCGCTCGGCGAGTACACCCCGGGGATCGAACCGCCGGTGGACTGGGAGGCCACGATCGCGTTCCGCCGCCACCTGTGGCGGTACGGCATCGGCGTGGCCGAGGCGATGGACACGTCCGAACGCGGTCCCGGCGGCTTGACCTGGGAACAGACCCAGGACCTCATCCGCCGCTCCAGCGAGGCCGCGACCGAAGCCGGCGGCGAGATCGTGTGCGGAGCGGGCACGGACCAGCTCGACGTCACCTCGCCCACCCTCGACGACATCGCCGACGCCTACCTCGAACAGCTCGACTTCATCCAGGGCCTCGGCCGCGGCGCGGTCCTGCGAGCCAGCCACGTGCTCGCCCGGGTCGCGTCGGGGCCGCAGGACTACGCCTACGTCTACGACAAGGTGCTCGAACGCGTCGAGACGCCGGCGCTGATCCACTGGATCGGCGAGGTGTTCGACCCGGCGCTGCGCGGCTACTGGGGCCACGTGGACGTGGACGAGGCGCTGAAGGCGGTCGTCACACTGGCCGAGCGTCATTCCGAGCGGTTGCGCGGGTTCAAGTTCTCGCTGCTGGACGTGGAACGCGAGGAGCGGCTGCGCCGCGAGCTGCCCGACGGGGTCCTGGTCTTCACCGGCGACGACCACGACTACCCGAAGCTGATCCGCGGCGACGGCGAGCACCACAGCCACGGTCTGCTCGGCGTGCTCGACCCGCTGGCGCCGATCGCGTCCGTCGCCTTCCAGAAGCTGGACGCCGGCGACGCGGACGGGTTCACCGCCAACATGGAGTCCACCCTCACCCTGGCCCGCCGGCTGTTCGAGCACCCGGCCGGCGAGTACAAGACCGGCGTCGTGTTCCTCGCCTACCTCTCCGGCCACCAGAACCACTTCCGCATGGTCACCGGCCGGGAAGGCCTGCGTTCGGTGAACCACCTCACCGACGTCTTCCGGCAAGCCGACGCACTGGGGCTGCTGCCGGACCCGGCGCTGGCCGCCGAGCGCATGCGCGCGGTGCTGACCGTCGCCGGGTGGGACGCGGCGCGCTGA
- a CDS encoding FAD-dependent oxidoreductase: MSTDSAITYDLVVVGGGGAGLAAATQAAEMGASVALLEKNPELGGTTSRSIGSFSANGTRLQRKAGVADAPSEHFEDMAKFAGPLVERDNLALRRVYVDNSADTLHWVQDHGVALFGPMPEPPHRGPRMHNVLPNSSAYIYWFERAARKAGVRILTNTAARHLVVEEGRVVGVETETTNGTRRVIRARRGVVLAAGDFSSSVEIKTSQFATARAARVEGINPTSTGDGLRLGMEVGGRILNGDLAVGPEMRFVTPSRKLLLQKLPPWRILTTIMLLALRWLPDAIQRPFIMSFATSYLAPSPNVFKQGAILVNADGERFTDESANPQLELPDQPGGKGYLVMDEATATQFKKWPNFISTAPGVAYAYIDDYRRNRRDIFHSARTVPDLAAKIGADPRKLAASIGQSAGSEQNFVALGPLKSWIVLTEGGLAIDTDMRVLDQQDDPIPGLFAAGSNGQGGLLLEGHGNHVGWAFISGRIAAKRALWSPTKEGK, translated from the coding sequence TTGTCCACAGATTCAGCGATCACGTATGACCTCGTCGTCGTGGGGGGTGGCGGCGCGGGCCTGGCCGCCGCCACCCAGGCGGCCGAAATGGGTGCGAGTGTCGCACTCCTCGAGAAGAACCCCGAACTGGGCGGGACCACGAGCCGGTCGATCGGCTCGTTCTCCGCCAACGGCACCCGCCTGCAGCGCAAAGCCGGGGTGGCCGACGCGCCGAGCGAGCACTTCGAGGACATGGCGAAGTTCGCCGGCCCGCTGGTGGAGCGCGACAACCTGGCCTTGCGGCGGGTGTACGTCGACAACTCCGCAGACACCCTGCACTGGGTCCAAGACCACGGCGTCGCCCTGTTCGGCCCCATGCCCGAACCGCCGCACCGCGGCCCGCGCATGCACAACGTCCTGCCGAACTCCTCGGCCTATATCTACTGGTTCGAGCGCGCCGCACGCAAAGCAGGCGTGCGCATCCTCACGAACACGGCCGCCCGCCACCTGGTAGTGGAGGAAGGCCGCGTCGTGGGCGTCGAAACCGAGACCACAAACGGCACCCGGCGTGTCATCCGGGCCCGGCGCGGCGTGGTGCTGGCGGCAGGTGACTTCAGTTCCAGCGTCGAGATCAAGACCAGCCAGTTCGCGACGGCACGGGCGGCGCGGGTCGAGGGCATCAACCCGACCAGCACCGGGGACGGGCTGCGGCTGGGGATGGAGGTCGGCGGCCGCATCCTCAACGGCGACCTCGCGGTCGGCCCTGAGATGCGGTTCGTGACCCCGTCACGCAAGCTCCTGCTCCAGAAGCTGCCGCCGTGGCGGATCCTGACCACGATCATGCTGCTGGCGCTGCGGTGGCTGCCGGACGCGATCCAGCGCCCGTTCATCATGTCCTTCGCCACCTCCTACCTCGCACCGTCCCCGAACGTCTTCAAGCAGGGCGCGATCCTGGTCAACGCCGACGGCGAGCGGTTCACCGACGAAAGCGCGAACCCTCAGCTCGAACTGCCCGACCAGCCCGGCGGCAAGGGCTACCTGGTGATGGACGAGGCCACGGCCACCCAGTTCAAGAAGTGGCCGAACTTCATCTCGACCGCGCCCGGTGTCGCCTACGCCTACATCGACGACTACCGCCGAAACCGGCGCGACATCTTCCACAGCGCCCGCACCGTGCCGGATCTGGCGGCCAAGATCGGTGCCGACCCTCGCAAGCTCGCCGCCTCGATCGGGCAGTCGGCCGGCAGCGAACAGAACTTCGTGGCGCTCGGGCCGCTGAAGAGCTGGATCGTGCTGACCGAGGGCGGGCTGGCGATCGACACGGACATGCGCGTTCTCGACCAGCAGGACGACCCGATCCCGGGACTGTTCGCGGCGGGGTCCAACGGTCAGGGCGGTCTGCTTCTGGAAGGCCACGGCAACCACGTCGGATGGGCGTTCATCTCCGGCCGCATCGCTGCCAAAAGGGCTCTGTGGTCGCCGACGAAAGAAGGGAAGTAG
- a CDS encoding SDR family NAD(P)-dependent oxidoreductase, translated as METSTEPRRDLPKLTDQLAGHRILVTGAAGDIGSVVARTAAARGADVLLMDIESPALAELSAELGAGSAGANLLDTLATIAAIEALADGKPITGLVNVAGAHNREAALELSADDWDRVLAINARGTFVVTQAVARAMATTGGGAVVNFASIAAWQPRINLAHYSSAKAAIVGLTYSLALELAPQGIRVNAVAPGVISTRLTAPTLEEPVSRAERLGKIPLGRFGRPDDVAEAVCFLLSDSASFVSGHVLTVDGAQSVV; from the coding sequence GTGGAAACTTCGACCGAACCGCGCCGCGACCTGCCAAAACTCACCGACCAGCTCGCCGGCCACCGGATCCTGGTCACCGGCGCCGCCGGGGACATCGGGTCCGTCGTCGCCCGCACAGCCGCGGCCCGAGGGGCCGACGTGCTGCTGATGGACATCGAGTCGCCGGCGCTGGCGGAGCTGTCCGCCGAGCTCGGCGCCGGCAGCGCCGGCGCGAACCTCCTGGACACCCTGGCAACGATCGCGGCGATCGAGGCCTTGGCGGACGGCAAGCCCATCACCGGGCTGGTCAACGTCGCCGGCGCCCACAACCGCGAGGCCGCGCTGGAGCTGTCCGCCGACGACTGGGACCGCGTCCTCGCCATCAACGCCCGGGGCACGTTCGTGGTCACCCAAGCCGTAGCGAGGGCGATGGCCACGACCGGCGGCGGCGCCGTCGTGAACTTCGCGTCGATCGCGGCCTGGCAGCCCCGGATCAACCTGGCCCACTACTCCTCGGCCAAAGCGGCGATCGTGGGCCTGACGTACTCGCTGGCGCTCGAACTGGCCCCGCAGGGCATCAGGGTCAACGCCGTCGCCCCGGGCGTGATCTCAACCCGCCTGACAGCGCCGACGTTGGAAGAGCCGGTGTCCCGGGCGGAACGGCTGGGCAAGATCCCCCTCGGCCGGTTCGGCCGGCCTGACGACGTCGCCGAAGCCGTGTGCTTCCTGCTCTCCGACAGCGCATCGTTCGTGAGCGGTCACGTACTGACGGTGGACGGAGCCCAATCGGTGGTCTGA